In Apium graveolens cultivar Ventura chromosome 10, ASM990537v1, whole genome shotgun sequence, the following are encoded in one genomic region:
- the LOC141689592 gene encoding uncharacterized protein LOC141689592, with amino-acid sequence MGKTLTPLVDLTCGTGVGIVLVTLEGHHLMSAIHFKFYVTNNDAEYEALINGLKIALEVGVVNLIARSDSEFVVNKVNKGFQARGPRIELYMRYAQCLLEKFGNARLEGVPREENSKADALAKMGSQMDSIQLGQIPLGVQEIPSVPEVEVFQTQEK; translated from the coding sequence ATGGGAAAAACTCTCACACCCTTGGTGGATCTTACATGTGGAACAGGCGTCGGGATTGTTTTAGTCACCCTAGAAGGGCATCATTTGATGAGCGCCATCCATTTCAAGTTTTATGTCACCAAtaatgatgctgagtatgaagctctgaTCAATGGTCTGAAAATAGCTTTGGAAGTGGGGGTGGTAAATTTAATAGCTCGGAGTGACTCTGAGTTTGTTGTAAATAAAGTCAACAAAGGTTTCCAAGCCCGAGGACCCCGAATAGAGTTATATATGAGATATGCGCAGTGTCTGTTAGAGAAGTTTGGAAATGCCAGACTAGAGGGtgttccaagggaggaaaatagTAAGGCAGATGCTTTGGCAAAGATGGGGTCGCAAATGGATAGCATCCAGCTTGGACAAATTCCTTTGGGAGTCCAAGAGATACCAAGTGTTCCAGAGGTTGAAGTATTCCAGACACAGGAAAAATAG